The sequence below is a genomic window from Lujinxingia litoralis.
CTAGGCGGCGGGGGGAGGTCTTAACAGCCCCCGAGAGCCCGTGACTCGGGGAGGGGAGGGGCCGTGAGTTGGTGAGAGGGCCCCGGCGACTAAGATCGAGGGTGCGTCACGCAGCAGGGCGCCGGCGACTGGTGAGCAGCGGCCGGCGTGATTCCCTCGAACCTCCGAGGTCGCGATGTATGCGGTAGCCGCACAACTCTCAGGCGAACTCAGCGCCCGGATTGCCACCTTCTGGGATCACGCCGAAGCGCTGATCCCCGACGTGATTCCCCGAGCGGTGCGGGTGCCTCATCTCTCGTTTCAGATCGTGGAGTCCGAGCATCCCCTGGCGCTGGAGGCGCTTCTGCACGAGCCGCTGAGTGTGGCGCGCCCGGCCATTCGCACCAGCGCACTGGGAGTGTTTGCGCGCCCCCGGCAAGTGCTCTTTTTAGGGGTGGTGCGCGATCCGGCACTCGACCGCTATTTTCAGGCCATCAACCGGCGTCTGAACGCGGCGGGATACCGACTACACCCCTTCTACAGCGCGGCGTACTGGACACCGCACATCACCCTGGCGCTGGGTCCCTTCGGACCGGCGGCGCTCTGCGAGCTATTGCAACAGGGAGGGCTGGCCAGGCTGGAGGGTGATTGGGCGCTCGGCGAGCTTTGCCTGCTCAGTCCAAAGCGATCCACACCGGCGTATCTGGCATCATCCCCTCCGGCTTCACGGCTCTAGGGTCATGCCCGGCTGCCAGTTGTCGACGACCATCAGCTCATCACGCTCCCCAAGCGCGTTACAGAACCCGGCAAAGAGTTGACCGGCCAGGTGCTGGGTAAAGGGAGGATCTTCGGCCTGCGGGGGGCGAAGCATGCTGTTGGCCGCCTCACCCTCCACCTCTTTGCTGTCGACCTGCTCCAGGTTCAGCTGCACTCGCCGCACTCCCTCGTCCAGGTAGGCCAGCACGCTGGTTGTCCCGGCGGCGTTGTGGGCCTCGACGATGCCGACCAGGGTGTACCAATCGTTATTGCGTTGGTCTTCGTTGGCGTCGTAGGTGTTGTGAAAGAAGACCATATCGCCAACGGCCGGGCGGCTGGAGTGGTAGACCTTCCCCTCAGCACGGCAGGCCCGGTAGAGTTCCGGCACGCTGGCGGCGGCCGCCTCGCTAAAGGCGACTCCGTTGAGCGCAAAGACCGCGTGGACGTAGGCCGCCGCCAATGAGCCCTCGCCGGTCGGGGCGGGCGTCGGTGGGGTCACCTCTGAGGCGCTCTGGTGCGGGGTGGTCGCCGCCCCGGTCGATGCGGCGGTTGGCCGATAGCTGGCCAGCG
It includes:
- a CDS encoding 2'-5' RNA ligase family protein, with product MYAVAAQLSGELSARIATFWDHAEALIPDVIPRAVRVPHLSFQIVESEHPLALEALLHEPLSVARPAIRTSALGVFARPRQVLFLGVVRDPALDRYFQAINRRLNAAGYRLHPFYSAAYWTPHITLALGPFGPAALCELLQQGGLARLEGDWALGELCLLSPKRSTPAYLASSPPASRL